From the genome of Legionella beliardensis:
TCAAGCTCAAAACTTATTGGTGGTATTTTATTAATTGTAGGCACCTCTATTGGTGGCGGAATGCTCGCTCTGCCTGTTTCAATAGCTGCCGTAGGTTTTGCAAATTCTATCTTTTTTTTAATAGTCTGTTGGTTGATCATGACTATTGGCGCATTGCTCATTCTAGAAGTTAACTTACGACTACCTGCTGGCAGTAATATGGTGTCTATGGCTAAATCAACCTTAGGATTGCCAGGGCAGATTATTGCCTGGATTACCTATTTATTTTTACTTTATACCCTTTTATCAGCCTATATTTCAGGTGGTAGCGATGTTTTTACAGGCTTATTAAATAGGATGAATGTTGACCTACCAAATTGGGCTACGGCATTATCATTTACCCTACTGTTTAGCTTAGTTGTTTATGCTGGAATTAGCGCGGTTGATTATGTTAACCGGGGATTAATGTTTGGAAAATTAGGTATTTACTTATTACTGGTCATTATTATTAGTCCCCACATTAATATAAATTCTTTAAAAGGCGGCTCAGCACAAGCGATTACAGGTAGTCTTATGATTTTGATTACCTCCTTTGGCTTTGCTTCTATCGTGCCTAGTTTGCGAGATTATTTTAAGGATGATATTAAAACATTAAGAAAAATAATCATTCTTGGCTCACTTATTCCTCTTGTTTGCTATATTGTTTGGGATGCCGTAATTATGGGCGTAGTAGAGCGAGATGGTGATAATGGCTTACTGGCACTTATGACCAGTGAACATGCCACTAGCGGTCTTACCGATGCGTTAAGCAGTGTCGTACACAGCGCTTGGATCACAGGCTTTTTTGGTTTTTTTACTTCTATTTGTATGATTACCGCTTTTTTAGGCGTATCTATTGGCTTATTTGATTTTTTAGCTGATGGTTTAACTTTAAAGAAAACAGGCTTACAAGGAAAATGGGTATTAGCGCTTACTTTTATACCCCCCCTAGCCATTGTACTAATTGATCCAGGCATTTATTTGCATGCTCTAAGTTATGCAGGTGTTTGCTGTGTCATACTCTTACTGCTTCTACCCTCTTTGATGACTTGGCAAGCACGAAAATTAGATGGCGAAAACGCCCTACAAATCGTACCTGGCGGCAATGTTACTTTAATCTTAATTACAATGATTGCTGTTTGTTTGCTTCTTATCGCAATAGCAGCTTAAAAGCTGTTTAAATAACAGCTTTTAATTGAGTACTAACACTCTAGTTCACTAGCCATTAATCTACTTGCTAAAAAATCAGCATCAAGCATGTCTTCGAGTTTTAAGAAATCACACCAATAAGTTTGTAAAAATGATAAGGCTTTAAAACCCATTTCTACATTTTTCTCGATTAGCTGATCTAACAAAGCTACTAACTTAGCATCTTGTGTCCTATCCTCAACTTTAACGGGTATAGCTTCTTCAGCAACCATTTTGGCAAATATCCTATTAAAACAGTCAGCCACCATTTTCGGTACAGGCGTATTACCATCAAACACACGATGATCAGCGCTTATAGAAACAGGGAGAAGATCTTGCTCTTCAAACGCTTTCGTTGCTTTATTCCAAACTAATTTGCGCTCTACTTCCATTAACGTATACTTCATGCCTTCATTACGGCGCAATGGTGATTTACATTGCGTATAACCACAAGCACCAATATTGCTGACTGAGACAACTGGATTTCCTATAACAGGAAAGCCATATAAATCATTGACATATTCATAGGCTGCGTTTTCAACAAGTTCTTGGACTTGCGGATTACTTTTTTCTAAAGCTTCCCGCCTTTTAAAGCAATAAACCATCATTTTCAAAGCCGAACGGATTTTAAGAGATAATTCTTGTAATGTGAGCAGATGACAATTTTCAAAAACAATAGTACTCATCTGATCACCACAATCAGGTAATTTTACGACTAAACCTGCGTAAGCGCTCTGAGTTCGATATAATCGTTTATAGCTAAGATAATGTCGATGAGAATCATTTTCTGACAAAATTAAGCTTACCGCTTGCAACATTAAAGTTGTTACCGTTTCTGGCGGGTATTTTTTACCAAAAAAATCAACACAGCTTATATTAATATTGAATTGGCCTGCCATGGTTGGATCCGTTGGATTATCCCATTGGGTCATCAACACCTTACGAATCGGTGTCATTTCAATTTCTTGATTTTTTTGGTTATAAGCTCTTATTTTAGGCAATAAGGATTCCATAAACTGCATATAATATTGCCAATTTTGGCTAGGTTTTAAATTTAATTTCTCAACCTGCTCGCGGTGCTTTTTGCTTAAAGATTCAATAAAACTAATACTGCCATGCACATTAAGTAATGCCAGTAACGAAAAGATATACTTATGTTGCATAAACAAATTAGTAAATAATTGCTCTTCTAAAAAGGCAAGCTTTCCTTTAACTTCCTCTATATTAGGAAGTCCAATACTTTTATACAGCACAGCCTCGCAAACATGCCGGTGTTCATCTTCAATAATGGTTTCAAAAACTTTAGGTGCTACGCCAGCCCGCTCCAGACTATAAAAAATTTCTTCAATCCAGCCTTCGCCAATTAAATTTAACAGCACAACAGCAGTCTTTGGACATTCTTCGCTGCGTATAAAATTACAAATTATTTCAATATGAGGGTTGTATGGAGGTGGGTAAGCATAAGGAGCACAAAGCATGTATAAAATTTTAGTAAATACGATGCCATGAAAAATCTCATCTAATAATTGTAGGCGCATTCTTTTTCTATGCGCTGCTGATAGCATCTTGCTTTCAAATTTTAAGGGTACTTGTATGGCTAGAACTTCTAATTGAGCTAAGAGAGAAAAAGCGTAAATGTATAACAGCTTGTCTTGTTTCACTTTAAAAGGTAAACCATCCTGAAACATCTTATCAACTCTGGATTTAATTAATTCCTTTTCACTTGCTGTAATTTGTTGCCAACCTTCTAAAATCCATTTCTCAGAGCCCCACGTAGGCCTAAGTAACTCATTAAGTTCGTCCACAATTTCTACCTTAAAACATTAATAGAGCAATCATACCTAGAGCATACTTGAAGCGTCAACTATTGCCTATTTACTTAACATGATCTTTGCAAATAATTAGTCAACAACGTCGAACAATAGCCATCAACAGCATAGAAATCTTAAAGTCATGAGTTTAAAGTGTTATTAGCACAGATTTTTTAAACAAATATTACAAATGCTTAGCTAAGAAAGCTTATTATGCTAGCATTAGGTGCTCTTTTCCAAAGAATTAATGGGAATATTAATGAGGCAATCAATAAAGTATTGGCTGTGTAGTTATTCTAAAGATAATTTATTTATATGACGAAAATTAAGCCTTTTCTTAAATGGGCTGGTAGCAAATTTCGCTGCCTTGATACCATTCTTTCTACTCTACCTAAGGCTAACCGCCTTATCGAACCGTTTACGGGTTCTGGCGCTATCTTTATTAATTCCAATTACCCTAATTATCTATTAGCTGAAAAAAACCACGATCTTATTCTTGTGTTTCAAATGTTACAGCAAGAAGGATTAGCATTCATTGATTACTGC
Proteins encoded in this window:
- a CDS encoding amino acid permease, producing MLNKEIKLVSSSKLIGGILLIVGTSIGGGMLALPVSIAAVGFANSIFFLIVCWLIMTIGALLILEVNLRLPAGSNMVSMAKSTLGLPGQIIAWITYLFLLYTLLSAYISGGSDVFTGLLNRMNVDLPNWATALSFTLLFSLVVYAGISAVDYVNRGLMFGKLGIYLLLVIIISPHININSLKGGSAQAITGSLMILITSFGFASIVPSLRDYFKDDIKTLRKIIILGSLIPLVCYIVWDAVIMGVVERDGDNGLLALMTSEHATSGLTDALSSVVHSAWITGFFGFFTSICMITAFLGVSIGLFDFLADGLTLKKTGLQGKWVLALTFIPPLAIVLIDPGIYLHALSYAGVCCVILLLLLPSLMTWQARKLDGENALQIVPGGNVTLILITMIAVCLLLIAIAA
- a CDS encoding 2-oxo acid dehydrogenase subunit E2 produces the protein MDELNELLRPTWGSEKWILEGWQQITASEKELIKSRVDKMFQDGLPFKVKQDKLLYIYAFSLLAQLEVLAIQVPLKFESKMLSAAHRKRMRLQLLDEIFHGIVFTKILYMLCAPYAYPPPYNPHIEIICNFIRSEECPKTAVVLLNLIGEGWIEEIFYSLERAGVAPKVFETIIEDEHRHVCEAVLYKSIGLPNIEEVKGKLAFLEEQLFTNLFMQHKYIFSLLALLNVHGSISFIESLSKKHREQVEKLNLKPSQNWQYYMQFMESLLPKIRAYNQKNQEIEMTPIRKVLMTQWDNPTDPTMAGQFNINISCVDFFGKKYPPETVTTLMLQAVSLILSENDSHRHYLSYKRLYRTQSAYAGLVVKLPDCGDQMSTIVFENCHLLTLQELSLKIRSALKMMVYCFKRREALEKSNPQVQELVENAAYEYVNDLYGFPVIGNPVVSVSNIGACGYTQCKSPLRRNEGMKYTLMEVERKLVWNKATKAFEEQDLLPVSISADHRVFDGNTPVPKMVADCFNRIFAKMVAEEAIPVKVEDRTQDAKLVALLDQLIEKNVEMGFKALSFLQTYWCDFLKLEDMLDADFLASRLMASELEC